A region from the Deltaproteobacteria bacterium genome encodes:
- the dnaE gene encoding DNA polymerase III subunit alpha, giving the protein MSNFVHLHCHTQYSLLDGANKIAPLIERAKSLGQPAIAMTDHGNMFGAVEFYREAVAAGIKPILGCEVYVAPGSRYERQGVDRGNREHNHHLILLAMNEEGYRNLCRLVTRGFTEGFYYKPRVDKELLREFNAGIIALSGCLSGEMAKALTLGSMDQARKVAEDYRAIFDDRYYLEAQDNKLPLQEKVNAGIIELGKELSLPIVATNDCHYLDPEDAHAHDILLCIQTGKGHNDPNRMKMDTEELFLKSTDQMLDGFAHLPEAVDQSVAIAERCDVELEFGKYHFPNYEAPNAESLDDYLDLRARQGLDERLRDAGDVDRDAYRERLEYELGVIKSMQFPGYFLIVADFINYAKDEGIPVGPGRGSAAGSLVAYALRITDLDPILHNLLFERFLNPERRSMPDIDVDFCIRGRDRVIQYVKDKYGADKVAQITTFGTLKAKAAIRDVGRAVGLSFAETDAIAKLVPASRQGFDCSLTDALKQEPRLNQLADEDPRVASLLNHALRLEGLTRHSSTHAAGVVISNRPLVDYLPLYMDRDGGIVTQYDMSSVEKIGLVKFDFLGLKTLTLIHDCLELVRESRGSAPDINAVSLDDPETYRLLGSGNTTGIFQLESTGIREMTVRIKPNCFEDLVAILALYRPGPLDSGMAEEFIKRKSGKEKVSYLHPELTSILKDTYGVIVYQEQVMQIAQTMARYSLGEADILRRAMGKKDPVEMASQRQRFIEGARENGIREDHATAIFDQMETFARYGFNRSHSAAYALVSYQTAWLKTHYPVEFMAALMSSEMGDTDKVIKNLAECREQGVEVLPPDVNEGGARFTVVGERIRFGLSAVKNVGERAVEGIRETRERTGPFKSLFDFCRRVDLKVVNRRVVESLVKCGAFDSTGVYRARLMAALDDALKTGQSSQRDRDSSQFGMFDLLEAPAADSMDAYESVEEWTGGQLLAFEKETLGFYITGHPLDRFEESLKRLQVLPANQVRGHANGEVAMVGVVTALKLKNTKKGERYANFNLEDKTGFVDTIAWPDTYRQASETIGRDDPVRINGRLDVGEERVTLIANDILSLEDACAQAIPAPSRTMPREVHFFLEEVSRQELHAFRDLIVQEQGPASVYLHMTNAARETKVVGPADFRINPSRTLLDNVYRRFGARIRARTG; this is encoded by the coding sequence ATGAGCAACTTCGTACACCTTCACTGCCACACCCAGTACAGCCTGCTGGACGGCGCCAACAAGATCGCCCCGCTGATCGAGCGGGCCAAGAGCCTGGGGCAGCCGGCCATCGCCATGACCGACCACGGCAACATGTTCGGCGCGGTGGAGTTCTACCGGGAGGCGGTGGCGGCCGGCATCAAGCCGATCCTCGGCTGCGAGGTCTACGTGGCTCCGGGCAGCCGCTACGAGCGCCAGGGGGTCGACCGCGGCAACAGGGAACACAACCACCACCTGATCCTGCTGGCCATGAACGAAGAGGGCTACCGCAACCTCTGCCGGCTGGTCACCCGTGGTTTCACAGAGGGATTCTACTACAAGCCGCGGGTCGACAAGGAGCTCCTCCGCGAGTTCAACGCCGGGATCATCGCCCTGAGCGGATGCCTGAGCGGCGAGATGGCCAAGGCCCTTACCCTGGGGTCCATGGACCAGGCCAGAAAGGTGGCGGAGGACTACCGGGCCATCTTCGACGACCGCTACTACCTCGAGGCACAGGACAACAAGCTGCCGCTGCAGGAGAAGGTCAACGCCGGCATCATCGAGCTGGGAAAAGAACTGTCGCTGCCCATCGTCGCCACCAACGACTGCCACTACCTCGATCCCGAGGACGCCCACGCCCACGACATCCTTCTGTGCATCCAGACCGGCAAGGGGCACAACGACCCCAACCGGATGAAGATGGACACCGAGGAGCTGTTCCTCAAGTCCACCGACCAGATGCTGGACGGGTTCGCGCACCTGCCGGAGGCGGTGGACCAGAGCGTGGCCATCGCCGAACGCTGCGACGTGGAGCTCGAGTTCGGCAAGTACCACTTCCCGAACTACGAGGCGCCCAACGCCGAGAGTCTCGACGACTACCTGGACCTGCGCGCCCGGCAGGGGCTCGACGAACGGCTCCGGGACGCCGGGGACGTGGACCGCGACGCCTACCGGGAACGGCTCGAATACGAACTGGGCGTCATCAAGAGCATGCAGTTCCCGGGCTACTTCCTGATCGTGGCGGACTTCATCAACTACGCCAAGGACGAGGGCATTCCGGTGGGGCCGGGACGCGGCTCGGCGGCGGGAAGCCTGGTGGCCTACGCGCTGCGCATCACCGACCTGGACCCGATCCTCCACAACCTGCTGTTCGAGCGCTTCCTCAACCCGGAGCGGCGCTCCATGCCGGACATCGACGTGGACTTCTGCATCCGCGGCCGGGACCGGGTCATCCAGTACGTCAAGGACAAGTACGGCGCCGACAAGGTGGCGCAGATCACCACCTTCGGGACCCTCAAGGCCAAGGCCGCCATCCGCGACGTGGGACGGGCCGTCGGACTGTCGTTCGCCGAGACCGACGCCATCGCCAAGCTCGTGCCCGCTTCCCGGCAGGGATTCGACTGCTCGCTCACCGACGCCCTCAAGCAGGAACCGCGCCTGAACCAGCTCGCGGACGAAGACCCGCGCGTGGCCAGCCTCCTCAACCACGCCCTGCGCCTGGAGGGCCTCACCCGGCACTCTTCCACCCACGCCGCCGGCGTCGTCATCTCCAACCGCCCGCTGGTGGACTACCTGCCCCTCTACATGGACCGGGACGGCGGCATCGTCACCCAGTACGACATGTCGAGCGTGGAGAAGATCGGCCTGGTCAAGTTCGACTTCCTGGGGCTCAAGACCCTGACCCTCATCCACGACTGCCTGGAGCTGGTGCGGGAGAGCCGCGGGAGCGCGCCCGACATCAACGCCGTGTCCCTGGACGACCCGGAGACCTATCGCCTGCTGGGCAGCGGCAACACCACCGGCATCTTCCAGTTGGAAAGCACGGGCATCCGCGAGATGACCGTGCGCATCAAGCCCAACTGCTTCGAGGACCTCGTGGCCATCCTTGCTCTCTACCGGCCGGGGCCCCTCGACAGCGGCATGGCCGAGGAATTCATCAAGCGCAAGAGCGGCAAGGAGAAGGTTTCCTATCTGCACCCGGAACTGACGTCCATCCTGAAGGACACGTACGGAGTGATCGTGTACCAGGAGCAGGTCATGCAGATCGCCCAGACCATGGCCCGCTACAGCCTGGGAGAAGCCGATATCCTGCGCCGCGCCATGGGCAAGAAGGACCCCGTGGAGATGGCCAGCCAGCGGCAGCGGTTCATCGAAGGGGCGCGCGAGAACGGCATCCGCGAGGATCACGCCACCGCCATCTTCGACCAGATGGAGACCTTCGCCCGCTACGGCTTCAACCGGTCCCACTCCGCCGCGTATGCGCTGGTCTCCTACCAGACGGCCTGGCTCAAGACCCACTACCCGGTGGAGTTCATGGCGGCGTTGATGAGCTCGGAAATGGGCGACACCGACAAGGTGATCAAGAACCTGGCCGAGTGCCGCGAGCAAGGCGTCGAGGTGCTGCCGCCGGACGTGAACGAGGGTGGCGCGCGCTTCACCGTGGTGGGCGAGCGCATCCGCTTCGGCCTCTCCGCGGTCAAGAACGTCGGCGAAAGGGCCGTGGAAGGCATCCGGGAGACCCGCGAACGTACCGGACCGTTCAAGTCGCTGTTCGACTTCTGCCGGCGCGTGGACCTTAAGGTAGTCAACCGCCGCGTGGTGGAGAGCCTCGTCAAGTGCGGCGCCTTCGATTCCACCGGCGTCTACCGCGCGCGCCTCATGGCCGCGCTGGACGATGCCCTTAAGACCGGCCAGTCGTCCCAGCGGGACCGGGACAGCTCGCAGTTCGGCATGTTCGACCTGCTGGAGGCCCCGGCCGCGGACTCGATGGACGCCTACGAATCGGTGGAGGAATGGACCGGCGGACAGCTCCTGGCCTTCGAGAAGGAGACCTTGGGATTCTACATCACCGGGCATCCGCTGGACCGCTTCGAGGAGTCCCTGAAACGGCTCCAGGTGCTGCCCGCCAACCAGGTGCGCGGCCACGCCAACGGCGAGGTCGCCATGGTGGGAGTGGTGACCGCCCTCAAGCTCAAGAACACCAAGAAGGGCGAGCGCTACGCCAACTTCAACCTGGAGGACAAGACCGGGTTCGTGGACACCATCGCGTGGCCGGACACGTACCGGCAGGCGTCGGAAACCATCGGCCGCGACGATCCGGTGCGCATCAACGGCCGGCTCGACGTCGGCGAGGAGCGCGTCACCCTCATCGCCAACGACATCCTCTCGCTGGAGGATGCGTGCGCCCAGGCCATCCCGGCGCCGTCGCGGACGATGCCGCGCGAGGTGCACTTCTTCCTGGAGGAGGTAAGCCGCCAGGAACTGCACGCGTTCCGCGACCTCATCGTCCAGGAGCAGGGACCCGCCTCGGTCTATCTCCACATGACCAACGCGGCCCGGGAGACCAAGGTGGTCGGCCCCGCCGACTTCCGCATCAATCCGTCGCGAACGCTGCTGGATAACGTATACCGGAGATTCGGCGCCCGCATCCGGGCGAGGACCGGGTGA
- the hflX gene encoding GTPase HflX, which yields MIDGVNGQWHPSDAETERAVLVGVETPLSTTDVALEDSLEELRSLAGSAGARVIEVFSQHSGRVRSATLLGAGKVEEVRAFVDEHHPDLVIVDNDLTPAQQRNLETALNLRVVDRTQLILDIFAQRAQSREGKLQVELAQLEYLLPRLTRLWSHLSRLGGGIGTRGPGETQLEVDRRRIRERIRRLKRRLEGVANTRALQRKERESIPYPTVALVGYTNSGKSTLMNHLTQAGVLAEDKLFATLDPRTRALRLPNGERVMLVDTVGFINKIPHALVDAFKATLEEVHQADLLLCVMDPTSPLADQQLAIVDSVLEDIGAAEIPRLIVPNKIDVAERVPVYPAGGHEGVCPISARTGAGVERLLEAIGRVLDRGKQQIRLTLPQSESAIIPFLRARGRILAEEYGERDVRITALVSAKVSGQLKKLAAAWRD from the coding sequence ATGATCGACGGAGTCAACGGCCAATGGCACCCTTCGGACGCTGAGACCGAGCGCGCGGTGCTGGTGGGGGTGGAGACGCCGCTTTCCACCACGGACGTGGCGCTGGAAGACAGCCTCGAAGAGCTGCGCAGCCTGGCCGGCAGCGCGGGCGCCCGGGTCATCGAGGTGTTCAGCCAGCATTCGGGGAGAGTGCGCAGCGCCACCTTGCTGGGGGCGGGCAAGGTGGAAGAGGTCCGCGCATTCGTGGACGAGCACCATCCCGACCTCGTCATCGTCGACAACGACCTCACCCCGGCGCAGCAACGGAACCTGGAAACCGCCCTGAACCTCCGGGTCGTGGACCGCACCCAGCTCATCCTGGACATCTTCGCCCAGCGCGCCCAGAGCCGCGAGGGCAAGCTGCAGGTGGAGCTGGCGCAGCTCGAGTACCTGCTGCCCCGGCTCACCCGCCTGTGGTCGCACCTGTCCCGGCTCGGGGGCGGCATCGGCACGCGCGGACCGGGCGAGACGCAGCTCGAGGTGGACCGCCGGCGCATCCGCGAGCGCATCCGCCGGCTCAAGCGGCGGCTCGAGGGCGTCGCCAACACCCGCGCGCTGCAGCGCAAGGAGCGCGAATCCATCCCCTACCCCACGGTGGCGCTGGTGGGCTACACCAACTCCGGCAAGTCCACGCTGATGAACCACCTGACCCAGGCGGGGGTGCTCGCCGAGGACAAGCTCTTCGCCACCCTCGACCCGCGCACGCGCGCGCTGCGCCTGCCCAACGGCGAACGGGTCATGCTGGTGGACACCGTAGGCTTCATCAACAAGATTCCCCACGCGCTGGTGGACGCGTTCAAGGCGACGCTGGAAGAGGTGCACCAAGCGGACCTGCTGCTGTGCGTGATGGACCCCACGAGCCCCCTCGCCGACCAGCAGCTCGCCATCGTCGACTCGGTGCTCGAGGACATCGGCGCGGCCGAGATCCCCCGGCTCATCGTGCCCAACAAGATCGACGTCGCCGAACGCGTACCCGTCTACCCCGCCGGCGGCCACGAGGGCGTGTGTCCGATCTCGGCCCGGACCGGTGCCGGCGTCGAGCGCCTGTTGGAGGCCATCGGCCGGGTGCTGGACCGAGGCAAGCAGCAAATCCGGCTCACCCTGCCCCAGTCCGAGAGCGCCATCATCCCCTTTCTCAGGGCACGCGGGCGGATCCTCGCCGAGGAATACGGCGAGCGCGACGTGCGCATCACCGCGCTGGTGAGCGCCAAGGTCTCGGGACAGCTCAAGAAACTCGCCGCGGCTTGGCGGGATTGA
- the guaB gene encoding IMP dehydrogenase codes for MLDQEILPVGLTFDDVLLVPAESSILPRDADVSTRLTERIRLNIPLLSAAMDTVTEARTAIAMAQEGGMGFIHRNMPPADQAREVEKVKKFESGMILDPVTVNPHQKIAEARELMDRHGISGLPVTLGGRLVGILTNRDLRFEKNLERCVDELMTKENLVTVQDGVDLDEAQELLHQHRIEKLLVVDDHFRLKGLITVKDIEKKTRHPMACKDDRGQLRVGAAVGVGPDREERVEALVRSGVDVIAVDTAHGHSSKVLDAVAQIRRDYPELELIAGNVATAHGTQALIDAGANGVKVGVGPGSICTTRVVSGVGVPQLSAIADCARVGARTGVPLVSDGGIKYSGDITKALAAGAGSVMIGTLFGGCEESPGETVLYQGRTYKVYRGMGSIGAMREGSRDRYAQDDIEDEVKLVPEGVEGQVPYRGTLAANVYQLIGGVRAGMGYVGCTSIDELQTKARFMQVTAAGLTEGHVHDVFITNEAPNYRRE; via the coding sequence ATGCTCGACCAGGAGATCTTGCCCGTAGGACTCACGTTCGACGACGTGCTGCTGGTGCCCGCGGAATCGTCGATCCTGCCGCGGGACGCGGACGTTTCGACACGCTTGACCGAACGGATCCGGCTCAACATCCCGCTCCTGAGCGCCGCCATGGACACGGTGACCGAGGCGCGCACGGCCATCGCCATGGCCCAGGAGGGCGGCATGGGCTTCATCCACCGCAACATGCCGCCCGCGGACCAAGCCAGGGAGGTGGAGAAGGTCAAGAAGTTCGAGAGCGGCATGATCCTGGACCCGGTGACCGTGAACCCGCACCAGAAGATCGCCGAGGCGCGCGAGCTGATGGACCGGCACGGCATCTCGGGCCTGCCGGTGACGCTGGGCGGGCGGCTGGTGGGCATCCTGACCAACCGTGACCTGCGCTTCGAGAAGAACCTGGAGCGCTGCGTCGACGAGCTGATGACCAAGGAGAACCTGGTCACCGTGCAGGACGGCGTCGACCTCGACGAGGCCCAGGAGCTGTTGCACCAGCACCGCATCGAGAAGCTCCTGGTGGTGGACGATCACTTTCGCCTGAAGGGGCTGATCACGGTCAAGGACATCGAGAAGAAGACCCGCCATCCCATGGCCTGCAAGGACGACCGCGGGCAACTGCGGGTGGGCGCCGCCGTGGGCGTGGGCCCGGACCGGGAGGAGCGGGTGGAGGCGCTGGTGCGGTCGGGCGTCGACGTGATCGCGGTGGACACGGCCCACGGCCACTCCAGCAAGGTGCTGGACGCGGTGGCGCAAATCCGCCGCGACTATCCCGAGCTGGAGCTCATCGCCGGAAACGTGGCTACGGCCCATGGGACCCAGGCGCTCATCGACGCCGGGGCCAACGGCGTCAAGGTAGGCGTCGGCCCGGGCTCCATCTGCACAACCCGGGTGGTATCCGGGGTCGGGGTCCCGCAGCTTAGCGCCATCGCCGACTGCGCCCGGGTGGGCGCCCGAACCGGCGTTCCACTGGTTTCGGACGGCGGCATCAAGTACTCCGGCGACATCACCAAGGCGCTGGCGGCGGGCGCCGGCTCGGTGATGATCGGCACGCTGTTCGGAGGTTGCGAGGAAAGTCCGGGCGAAACCGTGCTCTACCAGGGCCGCACCTACAAGGTCTACCGCGGCATGGGTTCCATCGGCGCCATGCGGGAAGGCAGCAGGGACCGCTACGCCCAGGACGACATCGAAGACGAAGTGAAGCTCGTGCCCGAGGGGGTCGAGGGCCAGGTGCCCTACCGCGGCACTCTGGCGGCCAACGTCTACCAGCTCATCGGCGGCGTCCGCGCCGGCATGGGCTACGTCGGCTGCACCAGCATCGACGAGTTGCAAACCAAGGCCCGCTTCATGCAGGTCACCGCCGCCGGGCTTACCGAAGGCCACGTCCACGACGTCTTCATCACCAACGAAGCGCCCAACTACCGCAGAGAATGA
- the guaA gene encoding glutamine-hydrolyzing GMP synthase: MIVILDFGSQYTQLIARRVREARVYCEIHPFNAPVERLARLEPAGVILSGGPASVYSRGAPTVGPELFRLPVPFLGICYGMGIINQAMGGGVAEATEREYGLADLQVDDRADLFAGIEPGDGHSVWMSHGDRMTSLPDGWSVIAHTANSPIAAFADGRRRFYGLQFHPEVAHTQNGRTILENFLFRVCRCAADWDMEHFATAAVEKIRQQVGDGRVLCGLSGGVDSSVAATLVHRAVGDRLVCVFVNNGLLRQGEAEAVSGVMGERFGAGFRYVDASRRFLDVLEGVEDPEEKRKRIGNLFIRVFEDETRKLGDFPFLCQGTLYPDVIESVPNAGPSALIKSHHNVGGLPKSMNFELVEPLRELFKDEVRELGRELGLPDKWIHRQPFPGPGLAIRILGDVNEERLSLLRAADAIVVEEVRNAGLYERIWQSFAVLLPIRTVGVMGDERTYENVAAVRAVESQDGMTADWVTLPPELLGRISNRIINEVRGINRVVYDVSSKPPATIEWE; encoded by the coding sequence ATGATCGTCATTCTGGATTTCGGGTCGCAGTACACCCAACTGATCGCGCGCCGCGTGCGTGAAGCCCGCGTCTACTGCGAGATCCACCCTTTTAATGCTCCGGTGGAACGGCTGGCGCGCCTTGAGCCCGCCGGCGTCATCCTGTCCGGCGGACCCGCCAGCGTCTACAGCCGTGGCGCCCCCACGGTCGGACCGGAGCTGTTCCGGCTGCCCGTGCCCTTCCTCGGCATCTGCTACGGCATGGGCATCATCAACCAGGCCATGGGGGGCGGCGTGGCGGAAGCCACGGAACGCGAGTACGGACTCGCCGACCTCCAGGTCGACGACCGCGCCGACCTGTTCGCCGGGATCGAGCCCGGCGACGGCCACAGCGTGTGGATGAGCCACGGCGACCGGATGACCTCCCTGCCCGACGGCTGGTCGGTCATCGCCCACACCGCCAATTCCCCCATTGCCGCCTTCGCTGACGGCCGGCGGCGTTTCTACGGCCTCCAGTTTCATCCCGAGGTGGCGCACACCCAAAACGGCCGGACCATCCTGGAGAACTTCCTGTTCCGCGTCTGCCGCTGCGCCGCCGACTGGGACATGGAGCACTTCGCCACGGCCGCGGTCGAGAAGATCCGCCAGCAGGTGGGCGACGGCCGCGTGCTGTGCGGGCTGAGCGGCGGGGTCGACTCGTCGGTGGCCGCCACCCTGGTGCACCGCGCCGTCGGCGACCGGCTGGTGTGCGTCTTCGTCAACAACGGGCTCCTGCGCCAGGGCGAGGCGGAAGCCGTGTCCGGAGTCATGGGCGAGCGGTTCGGCGCGGGTTTCCGCTACGTGGATGCGTCCCGGCGCTTCCTCGATGTGCTGGAAGGAGTGGAGGACCCGGAGGAGAAGCGCAAGCGCATCGGCAACCTCTTCATCCGCGTGTTCGAGGACGAGACCCGCAAGCTCGGCGACTTTCCCTTCCTGTGCCAGGGGACCCTCTATCCCGACGTCATCGAGTCCGTGCCCAACGCCGGCCCGTCCGCCCTCATCAAGAGCCATCACAACGTCGGCGGACTTCCGAAGAGCATGAACTTCGAGCTGGTGGAGCCCCTGCGGGAGCTCTTCAAGGACGAAGTCCGCGAGCTGGGGCGCGAACTGGGCCTGCCGGACAAGTGGATTCACCGGCAGCCGTTCCCCGGGCCGGGTCTGGCCATCCGCATCCTCGGCGACGTCAACGAAGAGCGGCTCAGCCTCCTGCGCGCCGCCGACGCCATCGTGGTGGAGGAAGTCCGCAACGCCGGCCTGTACGAACGCATCTGGCAGTCCTTCGCCGTCCTCCTGCCCATCCGCACCGTGGGCGTCATGGGCGACGAGCGCACCTACGAGAACGTGGCAGCGGTAAGGGCCGTGGAAAGCCAGGACGGCATGACCGCGGACTGGGTCACGCTCCCTCCGGAGCTCCTGGGCCGCATTTCCAACCGCATCATCAACGAGGTGCGCGGCATCAACCGGGTGGTCTACGACGTCTCGTCCAAGCCCCCCGCCACCATCGAATGGGAATGA